From Sporosarcina sp. Te-1, the proteins below share one genomic window:
- the brnQ gene encoding branched-chain amino acid transport system II carrier protein, with protein MGQTIRHSIILGFALFALYFGAGNLIFPPSIGNMTGTDWIPALVGFCITGIVLPLLAVIAILNANGKFEELTRPISPWFYVVFNLALMVGIGMFVTIPRMAATTHELGVGILFPQVPQIVTIVLFFAVSFYFAMDKSNVIDKIGKILTPLLVIILLFIVGKGIFSPIGTPVDTGSKAPFSDAFISAYQTGDVVTGILCAPIFIAAIVGYGYKGRQVRKIALIGTGIAGLGLLIVYGGLLFIGAGGSSVFPATIDSTTLVSEIVQRLLGNFGSIALAIAVALACLTSTIGVMAVIADFLHKLSREKISYRVWVFIISIVGIGVGSLGVEKIVDYAMPIFTVLYPVAIVLVFLGVFNKFIPNAGGYRGAILFTILVSTFETITAHHIHVPFISEAVGKLPFSENGFAWLVPSLVGFAAGLILQQIFSKKPVQATAVVETDKDVETE; from the coding sequence ATGGGACAAACAATTCGACATAGCATCATTTTAGGTTTTGCACTGTTTGCACTTTACTTTGGTGCGGGCAATCTCATATTTCCGCCGAGCATCGGAAATATGACGGGCACGGATTGGATACCGGCGCTGGTCGGCTTTTGTATTACGGGCATTGTCCTTCCATTGCTCGCAGTGATTGCCATATTAAATGCAAACGGTAAATTTGAAGAGCTGACAAGACCGATCAGTCCTTGGTTTTATGTGGTATTTAATTTGGCGTTGATGGTGGGCATTGGAATGTTTGTCACCATCCCCCGAATGGCAGCTACCACACACGAGCTTGGGGTAGGCATTTTATTTCCCCAGGTGCCTCAAATCGTAACGATTGTCTTGTTCTTTGCGGTCAGCTTCTACTTTGCGATGGATAAATCGAATGTCATTGATAAAATAGGGAAAATCCTTACTCCGCTTTTAGTGATAATCTTATTGTTCATCGTCGGGAAAGGCATCTTCTCGCCGATCGGGACACCAGTGGACACGGGTTCGAAGGCTCCTTTCTCAGATGCTTTTATTAGTGCGTATCAAACGGGTGATGTGGTAACGGGCATTTTATGTGCTCCGATTTTCATTGCCGCGATTGTTGGTTATGGATATAAAGGAAGACAGGTACGCAAGATTGCCTTGATTGGAACGGGGATCGCAGGTCTCGGTCTTTTAATCGTCTATGGTGGATTATTGTTCATCGGAGCTGGAGGTAGTTCTGTTTTCCCTGCTACCATCGATAGCACCACGCTTGTATCTGAAATTGTCCAACGATTGCTTGGAAATTTTGGTTCCATTGCATTGGCGATAGCCGTGGCGCTGGCATGTTTAACGTCGACAATCGGTGTTATGGCAGTTATCGCAGATTTCTTGCATAAATTATCGAGAGAAAAAATCAGTTATCGGGTATGGGTGTTTATAATCAGCATTGTTGGAATCGGAGTCGGTTCCCTCGGCGTCGAGAAAATCGTAGACTATGCAATGCCGATTTTCACTGTACTGTATCCAGTTGCGATCGTATTAGTGTTCTTAGGTGTGTTTAATAAATTTATTCCGAATGCAGGGGGCTACCGCGGCGCAATACTTTTCACGATATTAGTGAGTACGTTTGAGACGATAACGGCCCATCACATTCACGTTCCCTTCATTAGCGAAGCGGTCGGCAAGTTGCCGTTCAGTGAGAATGGATTTGCCTGGCTTGTGCCATCGCTCGTTGGATTTGCAGCAGGACTGATTTTACAACAGATCTTTTCGAAAAAACCGGTTCAGGCAACTGCCGTTGTCGAGACGGACAAAGATGTGGAAACAGAATAA